A genome region from Senegalia massiliensis includes the following:
- a CDS encoding carbohydrate ABC transporter permease, with translation MGEKLNHIRKFKNITFLLPSLIGFFTLYIIPFVIGIRISFSETTFNSNFAGFKNYIYVFKSEAFQLAIKNTSIFMLIGIPLIIIISFLLALAIFELKVNPIIKLFIILPIAIPSASISAFFEKSFGIYGLNLLDSKYAMIVVIIMFLWKNTGYNLIIYLAGFTQIDKSAIEAAKIDGANYWGLLKYIIIPLLTPTTAIVGIITIINSFKVFKEIYILQGKYPNPNLYMLQHYLTNKFNSIEYHHLTSAAYIFTLMILAFIFLFVFLDKRYSKKVGDN, from the coding sequence ATGGGGGAAAAATTGAATCACATAAGAAAGTTTAAAAACATAACCTTTCTTTTGCCCAGTTTAATTGGATTTTTTACTTTATATATAATACCATTTGTAATTGGTATAAGAATATCATTTAGTGAAACAACTTTTAATTCTAATTTTGCTGGATTTAAAAATTATATATATGTATTTAAAAGTGAAGCATTTCAACTTGCAATTAAAAATACTTCTATTTTTATGTTAATAGGTATTCCTTTAATTATTATAATATCTTTTTTATTAGCTTTAGCTATATTTGAACTTAAAGTAAATCCTATTATAAAATTATTCATAATCTTGCCTATTGCAATACCTTCAGCTAGTATATCAGCATTTTTTGAAAAGAGTTTTGGTATATATGGTTTAAATTTACTTGATTCTAAATATGCTATGATCGTTGTTATAATTATGTTCTTATGGAAAAACACTGGATATAATCTCATAATATATTTAGCAGGTTTTACACAAATTGATAAATCAGCTATAGAAGCAGCTAAAATAGATGGAGCAAACTATTGGGGACTTCTTAAATACATTATAATACCTTTACTTACACCTACTACTGCTATAGTTGGAATAATAACTATAATCAACTCATTTAAAGTATTTAAAGAAATTTACATACTACAAGGAAAATATCCAAATCCTAATTTATATATGTTACAACATTACTTAACAAATAAATTTAATAGCATAGAATATCATCATTTAACATCTGCTGCTTATATTTTTACATTAATGATATTAGCATTTATATTTTTATTTGTCTTTTTAGATAAGAGATATAGCAAAAAGGTAGGTGATAATTGA
- a CDS encoding ABC transporter substrate-binding protein, translating into MKKYILILFFMSIVIITSCSDADSNKDSKTKNLTIYVPSMYNNPELTFIVSQKDKFEKENNVKINIDTLKDTKYEDRNKAITSMMSKKNGPSLIFVGTNDSYKWYIESGVALNAEGKVSNRKKLLEYINIDEYFTPISLSVYSRAINKAVLEEIGESPPPLDWDYSDYKDLWLAEAKKRGKILSAQTYSEAFSVIFDKIQFINREKKEVNLNNDKVKQAFKEFKDIIHSSYFEHPENYTFENYENLLKEYKSEEWERADTISNSISNERLLGGGGFNVLFPITKFDSIMMKKYIHQPPIKSKNGNILTSGFIVNRNGENIDLAWKFLDYVLQEEVQQNMINYNHYYMYPVLQSLEEDLMKTIKQKGDISERFLKIREIVLEKIIDGEYSVIVPGNSAPDTEKANIYQLTIDYVFSEEEFTDKELAYRLKIIEDVYNIWLNE; encoded by the coding sequence TTGAAAAAATACATATTAATACTTTTTTTTATGTCTATAGTAATTATCACATCCTGTAGTGATGCAGATTCTAATAAGGACTCAAAAACTAAAAATTTAACCATATATGTTCCTAGTATGTATAATAATCCTGAACTTACATTTATAGTGAGTCAAAAAGATAAGTTTGAAAAAGAAAATAATGTGAAAATAAATATAGATACATTAAAGGATACCAAATATGAAGATAGAAATAAAGCTATAACTTCTATGATGAGCAAAAAAAACGGTCCATCCCTTATATTTGTAGGTACAAATGACAGTTATAAATGGTATATAGAATCTGGAGTAGCTTTAAATGCAGAAGGAAAAGTTTCAAACAGAAAAAAATTATTGGAATATATAAATATAGATGAATATTTTACGCCTATATCATTAAGTGTGTATTCTAGGGCTATAAATAAGGCTGTATTAGAAGAAATTGGAGAAAGTCCTCCTCCTTTAGACTGGGATTATAGTGATTATAAGGATCTATGGTTAGCTGAGGCTAAGAAAAGAGGAAAGATATTAAGTGCTCAAACCTATTCAGAAGCATTTAGTGTTATATTTGATAAAATACAATTTATTAATAGAGAAAAAAAGGAAGTTAATTTAAATAATGATAAAGTAAAACAAGCATTCAAGGAATTCAAAGATATAATACATTCATCATATTTCGAACATCCTGAAAATTATACTTTTGAAAACTATGAAAACTTATTAAAAGAGTATAAATCTGAAGAATGGGAAAGAGCTGACACTATTTCTAATAGTATTTCCAATGAAAGACTATTAGGAGGAGGAGGTTTTAATGTGTTATTTCCTATAACTAAATTTGATAGTATTATGATGAAAAAATATATTCATCAACCTCCAATAAAAAGCAAAAATGGTAATATTCTAACAAGTGGATTTATAGTTAATAGAAATGGTGAAAATATAGATCTTGCTTGGAAGTTTTTAGATTATGTTCTACAAGAAGAAGTTCAACAAAATATGATAAACTACAATCACTACTATATGTATCCTGTATTACAAAGTTTAGAAGAAGACTTAATGAAAACAATAAAGCAAAAAGGAGATATCTCAGAAAGATTTCTGAAAATTAGAGAAATTGTACTAGAAAAAATTATAGATGGAGAATATTCTGTAATAGTACCAGGGAATTCTGCGCCTGATACTGAAAAAGCAAATATATATCAATTAACTATAGATTATGTGTTTTCTGAAGAAGAGTTTACTGATAAAGAATTAGCCTATAGACTTAAAATAATAGAAGATGTATACAATATTTGGTTAAATGAATAG
- the tmk gene encoding dTMP kinase: MKGLFITIEGPDGAGKSTQIELLKKYFKEKGKNIVITREPGGTLISEKIRDIILDNENIKMEYTTEALLYAASRAQHVGEKIIPALKKRQVVICDRFVHSSLIYQGLGRGLGIEEVKKINDFAIKGIMPDITLFFDISPEVALKRKGKIDKRDRLENEKIDFHKKVYDGYKKLIEKYPEEFTVIDATKSIEDIHEDVINKLYEKGLS, translated from the coding sequence ATGAAAGGATTATTTATAACTATAGAAGGACCAGATGGAGCAGGTAAAAGTACTCAGATAGAATTATTAAAGAAGTATTTTAAAGAAAAAGGAAAAAATATAGTAATTACCCGTGAGCCTGGAGGTACTTTAATAAGTGAAAAAATAAGAGATATAATATTAGATAATGAAAATATAAAAATGGAATATACTACAGAAGCATTACTTTATGCAGCATCTAGAGCACAGCATGTAGGTGAAAAAATAATCCCAGCTTTGAAAAAAAGACAAGTTGTAATATGTGATAGATTTGTTCATTCAAGTTTAATTTATCAAGGGCTCGGTCGTGGTCTTGGTATAGAGGAAGTAAAAAAGATAAATGATTTTGCAATAAAAGGAATAATGCCAGATATTACATTATTTTTTGATATATCACCTGAAGTTGCACTAAAGAGGAAAGGAAAAATAGACAAAAGGGATAGACTTGAAAATGAAAAAATAGATTTTCACAAAAAAGTATATGATGGATATAAAAAATTAATAGAAAAATATCCTGAAGAGTTTACAGTAATAGATGCTACAAAATCAATAGAAGATATACATGAAGATGTTATAAATAAATTATATGAAAAGGGACTTTCTTAA
- a CDS encoding aminotransferase class I/II-fold pyridoxal phosphate-dependent enzyme gives MNTPLIKGLLEYSDKKNVRFHMPGHKGRTIYDLAKLIPDIDVTEVEGTDNLHNPKGVINESQKRASNIYGTRKTFYSVNGTTAGIYAAITSSVKPGEEILIQRNCHKSIYNALVIGRIKGNFIYPKYDSKNNILTIIDPNEINDILSENKNIKAVVITYPSYLGICSDIKTIADVVHKHDKILIVDEAHGSHLEFSNKLPISAESAGADIIVQSTHKTLPSYTQSSMVHVNSDRVDNDRLFKMMSMFQSTSPSYILMSSLDMAMDYMINEGKNRLEKVLNYIDEFTYKVDNLEGISLFVGDTKYIFDKTKIVINATELGLRGSDLENILRKEYNIELEMSDLFYALAMVSVMNTKKDLDKLYLALKDISNTHCKKKLKIKEDIKFLQPTKYIEIYEAFNENSKFENLDDAIGEIASDYIIPYPPGVPVVAPGEILSKDIINHIKKFIDADIEILGLNNNKVSIIDK, from the coding sequence ATGAATACTCCTCTTATAAAAGGACTTTTAGAATATAGTGACAAGAAAAATGTAAGATTTCATATGCCAGGACATAAGGGAAGAACAATATATGATTTAGCTAAACTTATACCAGATATTGATGTAACAGAGGTAGAGGGTACTGATAATTTACATAATCCAAAAGGTGTAATAAATGAATCACAGAAAAGAGCAAGTAATATATATGGAACTAGAAAGACATTTTATTCAGTAAATGGAACAACTGCTGGAATTTATGCGGCTATAACATCCTCAGTAAAGCCTGGAGAAGAAATACTCATACAAAGAAATTGTCACAAGTCAATATATAATGCCCTAGTAATAGGAAGAATAAAAGGCAATTTTATATATCCAAAATATGATAGCAAAAATAATATTCTGACTATAATTGATCCTAATGAGATTAATGATATATTAAGTGAAAATAAAAATATTAAAGCAGTAGTTATAACTTATCCATCATATCTTGGTATTTGTTCAGATATAAAAACCATAGCTGATGTAGTTCATAAACATGATAAAATACTAATTGTTGACGAAGCACATGGAAGTCATCTAGAATTTAGTAATAAGCTTCCTATATCTGCTGAAAGTGCAGGAGCTGATATAATAGTTCAAAGTACTCATAAAACTCTTCCATCATATACTCAAAGTTCTATGGTACATGTAAATTCAGATAGAGTAGATAATGATAGACTATTTAAAATGATGAGTATGTTTCAATCTACAAGTCCTTCATATATATTAATGAGCTCTCTTGATATGGCTATGGACTATATGATTAATGAAGGAAAGAATAGATTAGAAAAAGTATTAAATTATATAGATGAATTTACATATAAAGTTGATAATTTAGAAGGAATAAGTTTATTTGTAGGGGATACAAAATATATTTTTGATAAAACCAAAATAGTAATAAATGCTACAGAATTAGGGCTTCGTGGAAGTGATTTAGAAAATATTTTAAGAAAAGAATATAATATAGAATTGGAAATGAGTGATTTATTCTATGCACTTGCAATGGTATCTGTAATGAATACAAAGAAAGATTTAGATAAACTGTATTTAGCACTTAAAGATATATCGAATACTCATTGTAAAAAGAAACTTAAAATAAAAGAAGATATTAAATTTTTACAACCAACAAAATATATTGAAATATATGAAGCTTTTAATGAAAATAGTAAGTTTGAAAATCTAGATGATGCCATAGGAGAAATAGCATCAGACTATATTATACCATATCCTCCAGGGGTTCCAGTTGTTGCTCCAGGAGAAATTTTGAGTAAAGATATAATAAATCATATAAAAAAATTTATAGATGCAGATATAGAGATATTAGGACTAAATAACAATAAAGTAAGTATAATAGATAAGTAA
- a CDS encoding sigma factor G inhibitor Gin → MDYNCKICGGNDKDSIDFLGSKICKSCVNKISSTDVYDTINYEYYKANIKKMWLDYIAN, encoded by the coding sequence GTGGATTATAATTGTAAAATATGCGGGGGAAATGATAAAGATAGTATTGATTTTTTAGGCAGTAAAATTTGTAAGTCATGTGTAAATAAAATATCAAGTACTGATGTATATGATACTATTAATTATGAATATTATAAAGCTAATATAAAGAAAATGTGGCTAGACTACATAGCAAATTAA
- a CDS encoding 50S ribosomal protein L25, protein MATRKLKAKLREEVGTGKSHELRREGYMPGVLYGRNKETKNIAFNTKQLQKIVSEEGYGALVTLEIDGNNTAAILKDVQKEIVKDDFLHADFQELSENEEIRLTIPLYLENREAAEDNDTIVQLQLSEIDIECLPKYIVGHVNIDAKKLKDSPSITIGDLDLEGVNILHDDEEVIASLTYASKPEEDEEDESEGPIYEDEKSALE, encoded by the coding sequence ATGGCGACGAGAAAACTAAAAGCAAAATTAAGAGAGGAAGTAGGCACAGGAAAATCACATGAGTTAAGAAGAGAGGGCTATATGCCAGGTGTTTTATATGGTAGAAATAAAGAAACTAAAAACATAGCTTTTAATACAAAACAACTTCAAAAAATTGTATCAGAAGAAGGATATGGAGCATTAGTAACTCTTGAAATAGATGGAAATAACACTGCAGCTATTTTAAAAGATGTGCAAAAGGAAATAGTTAAAGATGATTTTTTACATGCAGACTTCCAAGAACTTTCTGAAAATGAAGAGATAAGACTTACTATACCACTTTATCTTGAAAATAGAGAAGCAGCAGAAGATAATGATACAATTGTACAATTACAATTGTCAGAAATAGATATAGAATGTTTACCAAAATATATTGTAGGTCATGTGAATATTGATGCTAAAAAATTAAAGGATAGCCCTTCTATAACCATAGGTGATTTAGATTTAGAAGGAGTAAATATATTACATGATGACGAAGAAGTTATTGCAAGTCTTACTTATGCTTCAAAGCCTGAAGAAGATGAGGAAGATGAATCAGAAGGTCCAATATATGAAGATGAAAAGAGTGCATTAGAATAA
- a CDS encoding pro-sigmaK processing inhibitor BofA family protein, which produces MFSEWGISIPIIVIALFFLGFIIMLNGRRIMKLVLNSIVGIISLLLYNMLLSGITGIYIGINLVTVLVVTIFGIPGFILLIVLNLIL; this is translated from the coding sequence ATGTTTAGTGAATGGGGAATATCAATACCCATAATAGTTATAGCTCTTTTTTTCTTAGGTTTTATAATCATGTTAAATGGCAGAAGGATAATGAAATTAGTATTAAACAGTATAGTAGGCATAATTTCACTGTTATTATATAATATGTTGTTAAGTGGTATTACGGGAATTTATATAGGTATAAATCTAGTCACTGTACTTGTAGTTACTATATTTGGAATTCCAGGATTTATATTATTAATAGTACTCAATTTAATATTATAA
- a CDS encoding DUF2508 family protein, producing the protein MRGQQSFSNKEKNMSIIYNISNLLKRVKPDMKNNDFEYEEEMKNLKQAHKEWTQAEIYFESVKDDELIDHAIYNLEAAKKKYFYLLNRVREKIEKEKA; encoded by the coding sequence GTGAGAGGACAGCAATCATTTAGTAATAAAGAAAAAAATATGAGCATAATATATAATATATCAAATCTTCTTAAGAGGGTGAAACCAGACATGAAAAATAATGATTTTGAATATGAAGAAGAAATGAAAAATTTAAAACAAGCTCATAAAGAATGGACTCAAGCAGAAATATATTTTGAAAGTGTAAAAGATGATGAATTAATTGATCATGCAATATATAACTTAGAGGCAGCAAAAAAGAAGTATTTTTATCTTTTAAATAGAGTAAGAGAAAAGATAGAAAAAGAAAAAGCATAA
- a CDS encoding CBS domain-containing protein produces MYITSVLLGRENLTILQKDDSVKKAKKVIEDGGFLSLPVLDGDKFVGAIPIYNIYKQLIDKDKDEKEAFLNSTIGNYIQENIPKISSTSLIEDAAELFGRKNIPFVPVIDEEERLEGIITQKAIFNGFSRLLGYKRGTRIVINVPEMKGKLSDLTNAIRKSNSNIISLVVYDPETPLNVKQVIIRVETDNIDALKQRLSKRGFSIRELDK; encoded by the coding sequence ATGTATATAACAAGCGTTTTATTAGGACGAGAAAATCTTACTATTTTACAAAAAGATGATAGTGTAAAAAAAGCTAAAAAAGTAATTGAGGATGGAGGATTTTTATCATTACCTGTATTAGATGGAGATAAATTTGTAGGAGCTATACCAATATATAATATTTATAAACAACTAATTGATAAAGATAAAGATGAAAAAGAAGCGTTTTTAAATAGTACAATAGGAAATTATATTCAAGAAAACATACCAAAAATATCTTCGACTTCTTTAATTGAAGATGCTGCAGAATTATTTGGAAGGAAAAACATTCCTTTTGTACCTGTTATTGATGAAGAGGAAAGACTTGAAGGAATTATAACTCAAAAAGCTATATTTAATGGATTTAGTAGGCTTTTAGGATATAAGAGAGGTACTAGAATTGTAATAAATGTACCAGAAATGAAAGGTAAGTTGTCAGATCTTACTAATGCTATCAGAAAGTCAAATAGTAATATCATAAGTTTAGTAGTATATGATCCTGAGACACCTTTAAATGTAAAGCAAGTTATAATTAGAGTAGAAACAGATAATATAGATGCTTTAAAACAGAGATTATCTAAAAGAGGATTTTCTATAAGAGAATTAGATAAATAA
- a CDS encoding pirin family protein, whose product MLRKVEHDNMGTSDLGWLKSIFHFSFSNYYNPDNMNFGVLRVLNDDLVESNTGFDMHPHREMEIISYVVNGELTHGDNMGNENKVTRGHVQYMTAGTGIYHSEHNLGDDVLRFLQIWIVPDKKGHNPNYGDYKFDWEKRKNKWFHIVSSKNGKAPIKINQDVNFYVLELDKDNNIDFSVDKNRQAYLVQIEGSSNVNNISLVERDAMEIVEEDILIKANDTSHMFVIEMKKV is encoded by the coding sequence ATGCTGAGAAAAGTTGAACACGACAATATGGGAACAAGCGATTTAGGGTGGCTAAAAAGTATATTTCATTTTTCATTTTCTAATTATTACAATCCAGATAATATGAACTTTGGAGTCTTAAGGGTGTTAAATGATGATTTAGTTGAATCAAATACTGGTTTTGATATGCATCCTCATAGAGAGATGGAGATTATATCATATGTTGTAAATGGAGAATTAACTCATGGAGATAATATGGGTAATGAAAATAAAGTTACCCGTGGACATGTACAATATATGACTGCTGGAACTGGCATATATCATAGTGAACATAATTTAGGAGATGATGTTTTAAGATTTCTTCAAATCTGGATTGTTCCTGACAAAAAAGGTCATAATCCTAACTATGGAGACTATAAATTTGATTGGGAAAAAAGAAAGAATAAATGGTTTCATATTGTATCAAGTAAAAATGGTAAAGCACCAATTAAAATAAATCAAGATGTTAATTTTTATGTTTTAGAGCTAGATAAAGATAATAATATAGATTTTTCAGTTGATAAAAATAGGCAAGCTTACTTAGTTCAAATAGAAGGAAGTTCAAATGTGAACAATATTTCATTAGTTGAAAGGGATGCTATGGAAATTGTAGAAGAAGATATATTGATAAAAGCTAATGATACCTCACATATGTTTGTTATTGAAATGAAAAAGGTTTAG
- the recR gene encoding recombination mediator RecR, producing the protein MDYFARPLSALIEEFAKLPGIGKKTAQRLAFHVLNMNNEDANSFVKSIINAKKNIKYCSNCFNLTDIDPCKICSSKKRDDSIICVVEDPKDIVAMERTRDFNGLYHVLHGSISPMEGIGPDEIKIKELLNRLKDDKVKELILATNPNIEGEATAMYIGKLVKPMGIKTTRIAHGIPVGGDLEYADEVTLAKALEGRREF; encoded by the coding sequence ATGGATTATTTTGCTAGACCACTATCAGCATTAATAGAAGAATTTGCAAAACTTCCTGGTATAGGTAAAAAAACAGCACAAAGGTTAGCATTTCATGTATTGAATATGAATAATGAAGATGCTAATAGTTTTGTAAAATCCATAATAAATGCTAAAAAAAATATAAAGTATTGTAGCAATTGTTTTAATCTTACAGATATAGATCCTTGTAAAATATGTTCCAGCAAGAAAAGAGACGATTCAATTATTTGTGTTGTTGAAGACCCAAAGGATATTGTAGCAATGGAAAGAACTCGTGATTTTAATGGATTATATCATGTATTACATGGAAGTATTTCTCCTATGGAAGGAATAGGTCCAGATGAAATAAAAATAAAAGAATTATTAAATAGATTAAAAGATGATAAAGTAAAAGAATTGATATTAGCTACAAATCCTAACATAGAAGGTGAAGCTACAGCTATGTATATAGGAAAGCTTGTAAAGCCTATGGGAATAAAAACTACAAGAATAGCCCATGGGATACCAGTAGGTGGCGACTTGGAATATGCAGATGAAGTAACTCTTGCAAAAGCTCTTGAGGGAAGAAGAGAATTTTAG